Proteins encoded in a region of the Nonomuraea helvata genome:
- a CDS encoding sugar phosphate isomerase/epimerase family protein, which translates to MKLAVQEQLLPGRTLQEKFAFAVDAGFDAIELRGKGDFHFAGRLTELKRAKADGVVMPTVCVDMPHFIGDFDAAKRKDAIQQLRSQLTVIGELGGIGVMTPASWGQFSRRLPPFEPPRSPEEDREVLTEALGVLGEHAQRNGVLIMLEPLNRYENHMVNSLAEAVSYCSMDSIRVVGDTYHMNIEEDDPCRSLAEAAPYLAHMQISESNRNQPGTGHLDWGAQLATLDAVGYDGYLALECRLRGEPEIVLPQTAAFVRKYL; encoded by the coding sequence GTGAAGCTCGCCGTACAGGAGCAGCTTCTGCCCGGCCGCACGCTGCAGGAGAAGTTCGCGTTCGCGGTCGATGCCGGCTTCGACGCCATCGAGCTGCGCGGCAAGGGCGATTTCCACTTCGCCGGCCGCCTGACCGAGCTCAAGCGGGCCAAGGCCGACGGCGTGGTCATGCCGACGGTCTGCGTGGACATGCCGCACTTCATCGGCGACTTCGACGCGGCCAAGCGCAAGGACGCCATCCAGCAGCTCAGGTCGCAGCTCACGGTGATCGGCGAGCTGGGCGGCATCGGCGTCATGACGCCCGCCTCCTGGGGCCAGTTCTCGCGCCGGCTCCCCCCGTTCGAGCCGCCGCGCAGCCCCGAGGAGGACCGCGAGGTGCTGACCGAGGCGCTGGGCGTCCTCGGCGAGCACGCGCAGCGCAACGGCGTGCTGATCATGCTCGAGCCGCTCAACCGGTACGAGAACCACATGGTCAACTCGCTGGCCGAGGCCGTCTCGTACTGCTCCATGGACTCGATCAGGGTCGTCGGCGACACGTACCACATGAACATCGAGGAGGACGACCCCTGCCGCTCGCTGGCCGAGGCCGCCCCCTACCTCGCGCACATGCAGATCAGCGAGTCCAACAGGAACCAGCCGGGCACCGGTCACCTCGACTGGGGCGCGCAGCTGGCCACGCTGGACGCCGTCGGCTACGACGGCTACCTCGCCCTGGAATGCCGCCTGCGGGGCGAGCCCGAGATCGTCCTTCCCCAGACCGCAGCCTTCGTAAGGAAATACCTATGA
- a CDS encoding glucosyl-3-phosphoglycerate synthase, with the protein METDLRALARVQEWYGPHSSTAAEWPADALILAKGSTTISVVLPARDEELTVGDIVREIRRELVERLPLVDEILVVDSNSTDATAERAREAGARVVAQNQVLSHLPPLTGKGEALWKGLAASSGDIVVFVDADLRDFSAHFVSGLVGPLLTDPDIHFVKGMYERPFTGEDGVMRRGAGGRVTELVARPLLTMFWPELAGFAQPLGGEYAARREVLEQVPFVTEYGVEFGLLVDFLQLVGLDAMAQVDLGTRTHTHQSVAALGRMAGQIMLTAWSRLERQGRVLPADPPGHTMLQFGLEGVDLVDVAVAERPPLASLVLEEDVA; encoded by the coding sequence ATGGAGACAGATCTTCGAGCCTTGGCCAGGGTCCAGGAGTGGTACGGTCCGCACTCGAGCACAGCAGCCGAGTGGCCGGCGGATGCGTTAATCCTGGCCAAGGGATCCACGACGATTAGCGTCGTACTACCCGCACGTGACGAAGAGCTCACCGTGGGCGACATCGTCCGCGAGATTCGCCGTGAGCTCGTCGAGCGCCTGCCGCTTGTCGACGAGATCCTGGTCGTCGACTCCAACTCCACCGATGCCACCGCCGAGCGGGCGCGCGAGGCAGGCGCCCGCGTGGTGGCACAGAACCAGGTGCTCTCGCACCTGCCACCCCTGACGGGCAAGGGCGAGGCGCTGTGGAAGGGGCTGGCCGCCTCCAGCGGCGACATCGTCGTGTTCGTGGACGCGGACCTGCGCGACTTCTCCGCGCACTTCGTGTCCGGCCTGGTGGGGCCGCTGCTGACGGACCCCGACATCCACTTCGTCAAGGGGATGTACGAGCGGCCGTTCACGGGCGAGGACGGGGTCATGCGCCGCGGTGCGGGCGGGCGCGTGACCGAGCTGGTGGCCCGGCCGCTGCTCACCATGTTCTGGCCGGAGCTCGCCGGATTCGCGCAGCCGCTCGGCGGCGAGTACGCCGCCCGGCGCGAAGTGCTGGAACAGGTGCCGTTCGTCACCGAGTACGGCGTGGAGTTCGGGCTCCTCGTCGACTTCCTCCAGCTTGTCGGACTTGACGCGATGGCCCAGGTGGACCTGGGCACGCGTACGCACACACACCAATCGGTGGCCGCGCTCGGCCGGATGGCCGGGCAGATCATGCTCACCGCCTGGTCCCGCCTGGAACGGCAGGGCCGGGTGCTGCCGGCCGACCCTCCCGGGCACACGATGCTGCAGTTCGGGCTGGAAGGGGTCGACCTGGTGGACGTGGCCGTGGCGGAGCGACCTCCGCTCGCCTCCCTCGTACTTGAGGAGGATGTGGCATGA
- a CDS encoding zinc-dependent alcohol dehydrogenase, which translates to MRVITFEEPGRVRVSLESPADLVPGSVRVRTIYSGVSAGTELTAYRGTNPYLNRHWDTERRLFVDGQTHAYPLTGWGYQEVGEVVEAAPDVADPPVGSIVWGIWGHRAEAVVPAEKLVGHVMPPGADPLTGVFARVGAIALNAVHAADVHLGDQIAIFGQGVIGLLATRLAVLSGARVLAADAIPDRLELARKFGAAEVIDVRAGSVAEYTRKRIEGADTVIELSGTHQGLHEAIRTVRKGGRVVAAGFYQGDGIGLRLGEEFHHNQVQLVSSQIGGVASWLAHRWDVERLQRTFMALVHEGQVEAGELISHVVPVERAAEAFDLIDKHQSEVLQLVFTFEE; encoded by the coding sequence ATGCGCGTCATCACCTTTGAAGAGCCAGGCCGTGTCCGCGTCAGCCTGGAGTCGCCCGCCGACCTGGTGCCGGGTTCCGTACGAGTCCGTACGATCTACTCCGGCGTGTCCGCGGGCACTGAGCTCACCGCCTATCGCGGTACAAATCCATATCTCAACCGCCACTGGGACACCGAGCGCCGGCTCTTCGTCGACGGCCAGACGCACGCCTACCCGCTGACCGGCTGGGGCTACCAGGAGGTCGGCGAGGTGGTGGAGGCCGCGCCCGACGTCGCGGATCCCCCCGTCGGCAGCATCGTGTGGGGCATCTGGGGCCACCGCGCCGAGGCCGTCGTCCCGGCGGAGAAGCTCGTCGGCCACGTCATGCCGCCCGGCGCCGACCCGCTGACCGGGGTGTTCGCCCGCGTCGGCGCCATCGCGCTCAACGCCGTGCACGCCGCCGACGTGCACCTCGGCGACCAGATCGCGATCTTCGGCCAGGGCGTCATCGGACTGCTCGCCACCCGGCTGGCCGTGCTGAGCGGCGCCAGGGTGCTCGCGGCCGACGCGATCCCCGACCGGCTGGAGCTGGCCAGGAAGTTCGGCGCGGCCGAGGTGATCGACGTGCGCGCGGGCTCCGTGGCCGAGTACACGCGCAAGCGCATCGAGGGCGCGGACACGGTCATCGAGCTGAGCGGCACCCACCAGGGCCTGCACGAGGCCATCAGGACCGTGCGCAAGGGCGGCCGGGTCGTCGCCGCCGGGTTCTACCAGGGCGACGGCATCGGGCTGCGGCTGGGCGAGGAGTTCCACCACAACCAGGTGCAGCTCGTCTCCTCCCAGATCGGCGGCGTGGCCTCGTGGCTGGCGCACCGGTGGGACGTCGAGCGCCTGCAGCGTACGTTCATGGCTCTCGTGCACGAGGGCCAGGTCGAGGCCGGCGAGCTGATCAGCCACGTCGTCCCCGTCGAGAGGGCCGCCGAGGCCTTCGACCTGATCGACAAGCACCAGTCCGAGGTGCTCCAGCTCGTCTTCACCTTCGAGGAGTGA
- a CDS encoding glycosyltransferase codes for MKVLVNAGPWLAVPPPGYGGIENVVATLVPALRERGVQVVLASVGSSTLEVDELISVFDDGRFTELQKPYNQVMGIAHAHQARVVAELRARDDIDLVHDHVEVVGPAVLSALGGPPVLHTLHWDLHKHPAFYGAFPTGIAVNGVSESQLARAPDALRAASFGAVHLASPLADRDLRVERGEHLVVMGRICALKGQHVAARVCQKLGLPLVLAGPVSGRNSAAELDVVVQNPYHPLHSHPDVRYHLDQVSRYLDGELVRWVGAVGGADRDQLYASARAALFPIQWDEPGGTAVVEALALGVPPVGLRRGCLPEIIDHGRTGFLADSEEELAEWVLRVDELDPEECRREARRRFSPSVMAERYLELYERATTR; via the coding sequence ATGAAAGTCCTGGTCAACGCGGGGCCGTGGCTCGCGGTCCCGCCCCCCGGCTATGGGGGGATCGAGAACGTGGTGGCCACGCTGGTGCCCGCGCTGCGCGAACGCGGCGTGCAGGTGGTCCTGGCCTCCGTCGGCTCCAGCACGCTCGAGGTGGACGAGCTGATCAGCGTCTTCGACGACGGCCGGTTCACGGAGCTGCAGAAGCCGTACAACCAGGTCATGGGGATCGCGCACGCGCACCAGGCCAGGGTGGTGGCCGAGCTGCGCGCCCGCGACGACATCGATCTCGTGCACGACCACGTGGAGGTCGTCGGGCCCGCGGTGCTGTCGGCGCTCGGCGGGCCGCCCGTCCTGCACACCCTGCACTGGGACCTGCACAAGCATCCGGCCTTCTACGGCGCGTTCCCGACGGGGATCGCGGTGAACGGCGTCTCGGAGTCGCAGCTCGCCCGCGCCCCCGACGCCCTGCGCGCGGCCTCGTTCGGAGCCGTCCACCTGGCGAGCCCGCTCGCCGACCGCGACCTGCGGGTCGAGCGCGGCGAGCATCTGGTGGTCATGGGCCGGATCTGCGCGCTCAAGGGCCAGCACGTGGCGGCCAGGGTCTGCCAGAAGCTCGGCCTCCCGCTGGTCCTCGCGGGGCCGGTCAGCGGCCGGAACAGCGCCGCCGAGCTGGACGTCGTCGTCCAGAACCCGTACCACCCGCTGCACAGCCACCCGGACGTCCGCTACCACCTCGACCAGGTGTCCCGCTATCTGGACGGGGAGCTGGTCAGGTGGGTCGGCGCGGTGGGCGGCGCGGACAGGGACCAGCTCTACGCCTCGGCCAGGGCCGCGCTCTTCCCGATCCAGTGGGACGAGCCCGGCGGCACGGCGGTCGTCGAGGCGCTCGCGCTCGGAGTGCCTCCGGTGGGCCTGCGCCGCGGCTGCCTGCCCGAGATCATCGACCACGGCCGCACCGGGTTCCTGGCCGACTCCGAGGAGGAGCTGGCGGAGTGGGTGCTGCGGGTGGACGAGCTGGATCCGGAGGAGTGCCGCAGGGAGGCCCGCCGCCGCTTCTCGCCGTCCGTGATGGCCGAGCGCTACCTGGAGCTGTACGAGCGCGCGACGACCCGCTGA
- a CDS encoding zinc-binding dehydrogenase has translation MNAVLSIEAPGEVSLVEEKLPEISEGGFMVATTHSGVSAGTELTYVKGTNPYLASSWDPALGLFRDGAPSISYPVRGIGYMQVGLVVETRTRAVSEGALVAMCYGHRTAYVADPMADRFVALPDDLDPLLGVYVAHMGPICANGLLHAAHDLHGPAVQQLGDGVRGRRVAVVGAGVVGLLTACFAMACDAAEVVVVDETPDRLAIAEALGANVLAADNDPAVDLKRRWRHGRDDRGADVVFQCRGQPRALALGLRLLRPQGTLVDLAFYTRGADEVRLGEEFHHNGLTVRCAQIGRVPRGLSHAWDRERLSHETINLLRRYGPRLREHVITDLVGFPEAPQLLADLAAGRRQTVQAVLCDHVEDEGG, from the coding sequence ATGAACGCAGTGCTCAGTATTGAGGCGCCCGGCGAGGTCAGCCTGGTGGAGGAGAAGCTGCCCGAGATCTCCGAGGGCGGGTTCATGGTGGCGACCACACACAGTGGCGTCTCAGCCGGCACCGAGCTCACCTACGTCAAGGGCACCAACCCCTACCTCGCCTCGAGCTGGGACCCGGCGCTCGGGCTGTTCAGGGACGGCGCGCCGTCGATCAGCTATCCCGTGCGCGGCATCGGCTACATGCAGGTCGGCCTGGTGGTGGAGACGCGCACGCGGGCCGTGAGCGAGGGCGCGCTGGTCGCGATGTGCTACGGGCACCGCACGGCGTACGTGGCGGACCCGATGGCCGACAGGTTCGTGGCGCTGCCGGACGACCTCGACCCGCTGCTCGGCGTCTACGTCGCCCACATGGGCCCGATCTGCGCCAACGGCCTGCTGCACGCCGCACACGACCTGCACGGCCCGGCCGTGCAGCAGCTCGGCGACGGCGTGCGCGGGCGGCGGGTCGCGGTCGTGGGCGCCGGCGTGGTCGGGCTGCTGACGGCCTGCTTCGCCATGGCGTGTGACGCGGCCGAGGTCGTGGTCGTGGACGAGACCCCGGACAGGCTCGCGATCGCCGAAGCGCTCGGCGCGAACGTCCTGGCCGCCGACAATGATCCGGCGGTGGACCTGAAGCGCCGCTGGCGGCACGGCCGCGACGACCGGGGCGCCGACGTGGTGTTCCAGTGCCGCGGCCAGCCCAGGGCGCTGGCGCTCGGGCTGAGGCTGCTCCGCCCCCAGGGCACGCTGGTGGACCTCGCCTTCTACACGCGGGGCGCGGACGAGGTGCGCCTGGGCGAGGAGTTCCACCACAACGGGCTGACGGTGCGCTGCGCCCAGATCGGCCGGGTGCCGCGCGGCCTGTCGCACGCCTGGGACAGGGAGCGGCTCTCGCACGAGACGATCAACCTGCTCAGGAGGTACGGCCCCCGGCTACGCGAGCACGTGATCACTGACCTCGTCGGATTCCCCGAGGCCCCCCAGCTCCTTGCCGATCTCGCGGCCGGACGCCGGCAGACCGTTCAGGCCGTGCTCTGCGACCACGTCGAGGATGAGGGCGGCTGA
- a CDS encoding Gfo/Idh/MocA family oxidoreductase, with protein MRSRLLPDLYAFEHLRLAASRRGICRNVSPLTRVGIIGAGNVAARHAEVLSGFPDVTIAGIADTDPHRAEALASRHGALAYGGHADLLSAGGLDAVYVCVPPFAHGNPEHDVLSCNLPIFVEKPLSLDLKTAEIIASEIERRSLPSAVGHHWRYLDIVQQARDLLAERPVRLALGHWLDKVPPVAWWLNPSMSGGQIVEQAVHVLDLARVLVGEVTMVHAVPADNKIDGEVDRATAAVLRFTDGAAGLLATSCLLTQKHRVGLEVCAEGLALELSETRLLVDGQRVIEDDGLAKTRVDREFINAVQGRDADVRVPYGEALRTHRLALALARSAAEGRPVVLSESEGAPSPGLRSDGSEATRATREGDGSAATEPPHGVRP; from the coding sequence ATGAGGTCACGACTTCTGCCCGATCTATACGCCTTCGAACATCTTCGTTTGGCCGCGAGTAGACGTGGCATATGCCGGAATGTGTCCCCACTAACCCGCGTCGGCATCATTGGTGCCGGAAATGTCGCCGCTCGCCACGCAGAAGTACTGTCCGGCTTCCCCGATGTCACGATCGCTGGGATCGCCGACACAGATCCCCACAGGGCCGAGGCTCTCGCCTCAAGACATGGTGCCCTCGCCTATGGCGGCCATGCCGACCTGCTCAGTGCCGGCGGTCTTGACGCCGTCTACGTCTGTGTGCCTCCTTTTGCGCACGGTAACCCGGAACACGATGTTCTGTCGTGCAATCTCCCGATTTTTGTGGAAAAACCGCTTTCTCTCGACCTCAAAACCGCAGAAATCATCGCGTCCGAAATCGAGCGGAGATCTTTGCCCTCCGCGGTCGGCCATCACTGGCGCTATCTCGACATCGTCCAGCAGGCCCGCGATCTCCTCGCCGAGCGTCCGGTACGGCTCGCCCTGGGCCACTGGCTGGACAAGGTGCCCCCGGTCGCCTGGTGGCTGAACCCGAGCATGTCCGGCGGCCAGATCGTGGAGCAGGCGGTCCACGTACTGGATCTGGCCCGGGTCCTGGTGGGCGAGGTGACGATGGTGCACGCCGTACCCGCCGACAACAAGATCGACGGCGAGGTGGACCGGGCGACGGCGGCGGTGCTGCGCTTCACCGACGGGGCGGCCGGGCTGCTGGCCACCTCCTGCCTGCTCACCCAGAAGCACCGGGTGGGGCTGGAGGTGTGCGCCGAGGGTCTGGCCCTGGAGCTCAGCGAGACCCGGCTGCTCGTGGACGGCCAGCGGGTCATCGAGGACGACGGTCTGGCGAAGACGCGGGTGGACCGTGAGTTCATCAACGCCGTGCAGGGTAGGGACGCCGACGTACGCGTGCCGTACGGTGAGGCCCTGCGGACCCACCGCCTGGCCCTGGCGCTCGCCCGGTCCGCGGCTGAAGGGAGGCCGGTGGTGCTCAGTGAGAGCGAGGGAGCGCCGTCGCCTGGACTGAGGAGCGACGGGAGCGAAGCGACCAGAGCGACGAGGGAAGGCGACGGCTCCGCGGCGACCGAGCCGCCTCACGGAGTGAGGCCATGA
- a CDS encoding universal stress protein — protein sequence MIGEHVIVGYTADQGGRDALALGAAITRVTGGELTVATIYPPGSPGLAVEAQANLAHAAEELGSTPAEYLTYESRGTGRGLSVLASRIRADLIVVGSEEGGQRGRIAIGATADHLLHLSSEAVMLAPAHYVPVNGPERFTLAYVHRPQCDEAVERVAQAALRLGIPLRLITLDLRTENQGKLRDDLALAVRLAWETTGIEAESEVAEGHDVAAALADVEWLPGELLVCAASEDAQPHRVFLGELAMKALRASPCPVIVLPRGFA from the coding sequence GTGATCGGAGAGCACGTGATCGTCGGCTACACCGCCGACCAGGGCGGACGCGATGCGCTGGCCCTCGGCGCGGCGATCACGCGCGTCACCGGCGGCGAGCTCACGGTCGCCACGATCTACCCGCCGGGCAGCCCGGGGCTGGCGGTGGAGGCGCAGGCCAACCTGGCGCACGCGGCGGAGGAGCTGGGGTCCACCCCGGCCGAGTACCTCACGTACGAGAGCAGGGGCACGGGGCGCGGGCTGTCGGTGCTGGCCAGCCGGATCAGGGCCGACCTGATCGTGGTCGGCTCGGAGGAGGGCGGCCAGCGCGGCCGCATCGCGATCGGCGCCACCGCCGACCACCTGCTCCACCTGTCGTCGGAGGCGGTCATGCTGGCGCCCGCCCACTACGTGCCCGTCAACGGCCCTGAGCGCTTCACCCTGGCCTACGTGCACCGGCCGCAGTGCGACGAGGCGGTCGAACGCGTCGCGCAGGCGGCGCTGCGGCTCGGCATCCCGCTCCGGCTGATCACCCTCGACCTGCGCACGGAGAACCAGGGCAAGCTCAGGGACGACCTCGCGCTGGCCGTGCGGCTGGCGTGGGAGACCACGGGGATCGAGGCGGAGTCGGAGGTGGCCGAGGGGCACGACGTGGCCGCCGCGCTGGCCGACGTCGAGTGGCTGCCGGGCGAGCTGCTGGTGTGCGCGGCGAGCGAGGACGCGCAGCCGCACCGGGTGTTCCTGGGCGAGCTGGCCATGAAGGCGCTACGGGCCTCCCCCTGCCCGGTCATCGTGCTCCCCCGCGGCTTCGCCTGA